The nucleotide window CTATTGGAGGCGCTTTAGAAACCCGGGTCACCTGTCCATCCCCTGGCAGTCCAGGTTTGCAAAACCGTGGATTCCTCCCGCTCCTCGGGACGGTGCCCCCAGGTCATCTAGATAACTTGCGTGTAGGTGTTGCCCTCGTGGTCCTGGGCTTCACTGAGGGCCTCCGTTTTGGAAatgggccgcgggggggggggtctttcttGGGGCGTCTCTTGAGTCTCACGGGAAGACGAGCGATCCTTCCCACTTCATCTCCGGGATGGAGCCGGAGACGTTTCGAGAGTTTTTAAGTGCCGGACatttggaaggaagagaggagggggtccTCAGGGAGCTGCCTTCTTTGAAAGGCTCTTTTCCGGGAAATGCCAACGAGTCCCCGAGATCCAGGCTCTCCGGACTCATCGCTATTTCTGAGGGAGAGGGGTCCGCGGCTCTAGCAGGAGAGTAAGTCGGTGTGTCCGGCAGGGAGACGGTACAGCCGCATTTCACACTCTGACCGCCGTCTCCTGGTTTGTGACTTCTGTCTTCGCTCTGGAATTTCTTCAGATGGCCACACAAGTGGCAGGTCAGAGCAGAATATACGATGCCATTACTGGAGTCTTCCCTCGTCCAGGCCGCCGTCCCCTCCGGGGTGTCCCGTAGGAACGCCGGGCTAGTCCAAGTGGGGTTCAGGGAATTCTTCAGGTTCTCTTCTTCCACCGTCCTGTCAGAGCCGTACAGTGAGAGGAAGCTGGCAGGCGGGTGGCCGCAGGAGCCACCCTGGTCGAAATCAAGCCCGAAGGTGAACGGGGGAGGAGCAGTCGAGCCCCGGGCTTCCGGGCCGCTGGAAGCGAGTCGCCGCGAAGGGACAGatccatctccccccctcccagatTCCCCTGCGGAGATGCCGGCTGCTTCCTGGACGTTCCTATTTAAAAGGGCCGTGAAGGACTTATATTCTGAATCCTCAGGGACGCCGAGGCCGAGCAGGTTATCACCGGGCGCACCGCCTTGCCTTACGGCATTTTCGAAACACCGATAACCAGACGACGTGGagacggcggggccggccggggccgcctcTCGTCGGAGGACGCTCTGCCTTAGGATTTGTTCCCAGGATTCGTCCTCGGCCTGGGACGACGaagcctcgtcgtcgtcgtcggaggggcaggtgacagagccctCCGAGCGGGAGCGTGGGAAGGCAGGTCCGGCGCAGTCCGCCTCGGGGTTCATATCGGAATCTTCCCAAGAGGGAAACGTCGGCTCCCCGGAGCGGCCTTCTGGGAGCGTGGGAAAGCCGGCCTCTTCCGGAGAGGAAGCCTTAGACTGGGCCAGGAGGGCGCTGAAGCTTCGATAGGCAGGATTATCCATGATGATTTTGTTTACCTCTAGGATGTCTAAATCTTGGGAACCTGCACTGGAATCCAGCCCACCGCTCTGAGCCGGAGAATTCTTGATACCGGGGGAAGCGTTGTCCAAATTGGAACTGTGATAGCCAGATTCAAAGGACTCTTCGGACTGCAAGGACTTCTTCCGAGCTACTTTAAAGGTCGAATCACTCTGGGAGGCGCCCGGGAAAGCAGACTGTGATGCGTCGGGCAGGTTCTTGTATTTATTCGTCAGGCTGTCAGAGGCCAGCCCACAAGACATATCGGTTTCACTTCctatgagatcaaggaacagactTTGAACGAGCATAGCGGTAATGGCTTCTTTGTTCTGCACGAAACTGCTCGTGCTGCTCTCCGAGggcagacaggaggaaatatcaTCCGCATCCTCTTTCTCGCTCTCAACTTCAGCTTCACACATTTCGACGGATTGGACCACACTGATAGATTCGGGCGTCAAAATGGTCCGGTAGCTTTCCGGCAACCAGTCCTCTGATTTGTTCGGGCCCGGACAGTAGCGATTCTTCTCGACGCCGACGGTGTTTTCATTCACCTTTGAGTCGAGCCTGAGCAAACAGGGAAATATTTTTGCTAAGCGGGTCTTCCAACTTCTGCTTTGGGGGCGACTGAAAGAGAAAGACAGTTAAGGCGGAGATCATTTGTATACTGGTTCTAGAAGTGCATCCGACGCTGAAGGTTCTAGGGACCTACAGGAAGACGAGCAACAGCCTAACACTGGAAACTGATTCTcctaatgatgttgggatttgttaagcgcttactatgtgcagagcactgttctaagcgctgggggagatacgggggaagcgggttgtcccacgtgaagtcaCGCagcagttacagatgaggtaactgaggcaaagagaagtgaagtgacttgcccacagtcacacagctgacgagcagcggggtcgggattcgaacccatgacctctgactcccaagcccgggctctttccactgagccacgctgctcctactgAGAACCACCAAGGTGcaaccctttcccttcttcaaagctctgatgaagcccccaacccctccagaaAATTTTTCTCTGGTtaattttatgtacatatctgtaatttatttatttattttcttaatgtctgtctccccctctagacagctcgttgtgggcagggaatgtgtctgtttattatgttgttctctcccaagtgctcagtacagtgctttgcacacagtaagcgctcagtaaatactactgaatgattgaatttccACTCCTCAGGTGTCACTCCGAAAGCCACCCTAAACTCTTACGTATAAATTGATTTACCcacccaatttatttattttatccatATTCTCATTGCTGCCGATTGCAcccttttgttcttcctcctgcttccatcatttaataataatgtcggtatttgttaagcgcctactatgtgccgagcactgatctaaacgctggggttcatacggggtaatcaggttgtcccacgtgaggctcccagtcttaatccccattttacagatgaggtaactgaggcaccgagaagcgaagtgacttgcccaaagtcacacagccgaccggtggcagagccgggattcgaacccatgacctctgactcctaagcccgggctcttgccactgagccacgcggcttctcatttGGCAATAATGTATGCCTGCCGCCGTCCCCTATTACACTGGAAAGTTTGTGGGGCCAGGAACCTTCTATTGTGATCTACCAAGAGGGTTGGCACTAGTGGGTGCTCAAAATATgcaattgatcggttgattgattaactgaacttTAATGAACACAACCTTGCAAGGATGTTTCAAAGAACAATCCTTCTTGGTCCACAGAATTTGCTGTAGCCCCACTCAGAGTCACCTAGACCACCCTCTCGGCCACGCTAACTGTGGACTGTGTATGCATCTTTCTACGGTGAactttttccttttaatggtCAGTGTAAAGCttgagccaggaactgtactaagcgctggagtaataataataataataatgacgatggtattcgttaagtgcttgctttgtgccagacactgtgctgagtgctggggtggatacaagcaaatcgggttcaacacagtccctgtcccacgtggggctcacagtctccatccccgtttcacagatgaggtcattgaagaCCCGGGAAGtgaatgacctgtccaaggtcacacagcagaggagtggcggagccgggattagaacccatgaccgtctgagtcccaggtccatgctctgtaatcaggttggacacagtctgggtc belongs to Ornithorhynchus anatinus isolate Pmale09 chromosome 2, mOrnAna1.pri.v4, whole genome shotgun sequence and includes:
- the IL4R gene encoding interleukin-4 receptor subunit alpha; protein product: MGQRLTSLGSISWLCFLLWAGHPSRATDLEVSVQCFSDYETKLTCEWKVNRPANCSTELQLHYERNVRPERNSLCVPENKKSSGGVSPVECVCTVEVQKIYSSDIFELKIQAGDNVLWNLTFSPFENVKPKVPGNLTIQKTKNGYFLLSWDNTYTMDNYIYNKLSYEVELWDKEDPSEKTKQIVEYVNTYLEITANEFKNWHSYRARVRSKLKADFEGQDSDWSQEIEWLNQYEVKLEDRLQLGVLIFSVLILPVILMCYFSVIKVKKEWWDQIPNPAHSHLTAIVVRNKQLSAWGKPSHLKDVNISYRDRKQSHVEKQARPQSRSWKTRLAKIFPCLLRLDSKVNENTVGVEKNRYCPGPNKSEDWLPESYRTILTPESISVVQSVEMCEAEVESEKEDADDISSCLPSESSTSSFVQNKEAITAMLVQSLFLDLIGSETDMSCGLASDSLTNKYKNLPDASQSAFPGASQSDSTFKVARKKSLQSEESFESGYHSSNLDNASPGIKNSPAQSGGLDSSAGSQDLDILEVNKIIMDNPAYRSFSALLAQSKASSPEEAGFPTLPEGRSGEPTFPSWEDSDMNPEADCAGPAFPRSRSEGSVTCPSDDDDEASSSQAEDESWEQILRQSVLRREAAPAGPAVSTSSGYRCFENAVRQGGAPGDNLLGLGVPEDSEYKSFTALLNRNVQEAAGISAGESGRGGDGSVPSRRLASSGPEARGSTAPPPFTFGLDFDQGGSCGHPPASFLSLYGSDRTVEEENLKNSLNPTWTSPAFLRDTPEGTAAWTREDSSNGIVYSALTCHLCGHLKKFQSEDRSHKPGDGGQSVKCGCTVSLPDTPTYSPARAADPSPSEIAMSPESLDLGDSLAFPGKEPFKEGSSLRTPSSLPSKCPALKNSRNVSGSIPEMKWEGSLVFP